A part of Terriglobus roseus genomic DNA contains:
- a CDS encoding transketolase C-terminal domain-containing protein, protein MKTGTLFAFGEALLSQPHYLIREGLLRLLAIKDSDIRLLTLSQSRTAVDNGLHAGGAFSATIPMVALFYGGFLSLDIEDPTRRGQDIFTLSKGHAVATLASIYAEIGYFDATLLAHSRSHHSLLNGHPGPVLPGIHIATGPMGQGIGVAQGFAIAGRTSPRFDSYAMVGDGELQEGTCWETIMYAGQSHLDNLCVLVDRNHGQLDVHNRTLFPMPELDEVFRSFGWNAHSVDATQYDGVVAALEQFRYGPRNGKPTAIICSTTKGYGAFSDFMNKHKVTTAEALLDQEAELQRARRAERVAEFQELLVKLDDTQEDKRIAQLLRRAAKDTHLDESNNFSQVIGPVLTRRAQVRLKAVQYDDAALPRLDRGKQYTAAEIVTAAMKVFARDRRVVSIDSDLASTSGLEAGVAAVDQARALNVGVAEANMMLIGEAMAALGQQVWTSTFCPFFNWQVMRRIAVGQQERFEAIAATDGWLSEGHGLDLTFLATAANFETRTNGATHMGNDDITTFDAVGHLKIIDVSCPQQMLSLMKWAMQGNKGLLYVRVMRTASAVLYGPEYTFEFGTGHILKQTETDTVVLISSGRGTHEAMEAAGLCAEQGVGVTVVDMPSIDEELLLQLHRSRKKMIFAEQNNGYIWQNYLKVLYRHREFHPSSTVFTVNTLDAHGKPQFIHSATYEELVEVFGLSGAALARKVLEVGGEPESEESSHGIAYRA, encoded by the coding sequence ATGAAAACTGGAACACTATTCGCTTTTGGAGAGGCTTTGCTCTCCCAGCCTCACTACTTGATTCGCGAAGGGCTTTTGCGGCTGCTTGCGATCAAGGACTCTGATATACGATTGCTGACGCTTTCTCAGAGTCGGACTGCTGTCGACAATGGACTGCATGCAGGTGGAGCATTCTCCGCCACCATTCCCATGGTGGCATTGTTCTATGGTGGGTTTCTTTCACTTGATATCGAAGATCCAACGCGACGCGGTCAGGATATCTTCACGTTGAGCAAGGGGCATGCTGTTGCAACACTTGCTTCTATCTATGCGGAGATTGGTTACTTCGATGCGACGTTACTAGCGCACTCGCGCTCGCACCATAGCTTGCTGAATGGACATCCAGGGCCCGTGCTGCCTGGCATTCACATTGCCACCGGACCAATGGGACAGGGTATCGGCGTAGCGCAGGGATTTGCGATTGCAGGGCGTACTAGCCCACGTTTTGATTCCTATGCAATGGTGGGTGATGGCGAACTGCAGGAAGGGACCTGCTGGGAGACCATTATGTATGCGGGCCAAAGCCATCTGGATAATTTGTGTGTTCTGGTTGACCGAAACCATGGTCAGCTTGATGTTCACAACCGCACGCTTTTTCCGATGCCGGAGCTGGATGAAGTCTTCCGCTCCTTTGGATGGAATGCGCATAGTGTAGACGCAACACAATACGACGGTGTTGTGGCCGCGTTGGAGCAATTCCGTTATGGGCCACGCAATGGTAAGCCGACAGCCATCATCTGCAGTACGACGAAGGGCTACGGTGCGTTTAGTGACTTCATGAACAAGCATAAAGTCACTACTGCCGAAGCGCTGTTGGATCAGGAGGCTGAGTTACAGCGTGCACGTCGCGCGGAACGTGTTGCAGAGTTTCAAGAGCTGTTGGTCAAACTTGACGACACCCAGGAAGACAAGCGCATTGCCCAGCTATTGCGACGTGCCGCGAAAGACACGCATCTGGATGAATCCAACAATTTCTCGCAAGTGATTGGCCCGGTACTTACGCGTCGAGCTCAGGTGCGTTTGAAGGCGGTGCAATACGATGATGCTGCTCTGCCGCGATTGGATCGCGGAAAGCAGTACACAGCCGCGGAGATTGTCACCGCAGCGATGAAGGTCTTCGCGCGCGACCGTCGCGTTGTGTCCATCGATTCTGATCTTGCATCCACCAGTGGTCTGGAAGCCGGTGTGGCTGCGGTGGATCAAGCTCGCGCATTGAATGTGGGTGTTGCGGAAGCCAACATGATGTTGATTGGCGAAGCTATGGCCGCACTTGGACAGCAGGTATGGACCAGCACATTCTGCCCATTCTTTAACTGGCAAGTGATGCGACGCATCGCAGTGGGACAGCAGGAGAGGTTCGAGGCGATTGCAGCGACCGATGGGTGGCTGAGCGAAGGTCATGGTCTTGATCTGACGTTTCTTGCTACGGCGGCCAACTTCGAAACACGTACGAACGGCGCTACACACATGGGCAACGATGACATCACCACGTTTGATGCTGTCGGACATCTGAAGATCATTGACGTTTCCTGCCCGCAGCAGATGTTGTCGTTGATGAAGTGGGCGATGCAGGGCAACAAAGGCTTGCTGTATGTCCGAGTTATGCGTACTGCATCAGCCGTCTTGTATGGGCCGGAGTACACCTTCGAGTTTGGGACGGGCCATATTCTGAAGCAGACAGAAACCGATACCGTTGTGCTTATTAGTAGTGGACGTGGAACACATGAAGCTATGGAAGCCGCGGGTCTTTGCGCAGAGCAGGGAGTCGGAGTGACTGTGGTGGATATGCCTTCCATCGATGAGGAGTTGTTATTGCAACTGCATCGTTCGAGAAAGAAGATGATCTTCGCTGAGCAGAACAACGGTTATATATGGCAGAACTATCTGAAGGTTCTTTATCGTCATCGTGAGTTCCATCCATCTTCCACTGTATTTACGGTGAATACGCTCGATGCGCATGGCAAGCCGCAGTTCATACACTCCGCAACGTATGAAGAGTTGGTGGAAGTGTTTGGACTTTCAGGAGCGGCTCTAGCCAGAAAAGTATTGGAAGTGGGCGGTGAGCCGGAAAGTGAGGAATCCAGCCATGGCATTGCCTATCGTGCATGA
- a CDS encoding cupin domain-containing protein: MALPIVHESDIEALDLPGRMLRWVVTKETTGAEHCSVAMIEVQPGQKVRPAHSHPHGEEVIYLVSGSGRVWIDGEIGEVRTGSMVLFPQGKPHMLQNTSDEVMKVVCFFAPATSLDNYQMFEGLGFQD; encoded by the coding sequence ATGGCATTGCCTATCGTGCATGAAAGCGACATCGAGGCACTGGATCTGCCTGGGAGGATGTTGCGCTGGGTTGTAACGAAAGAGACCACTGGGGCAGAGCATTGCAGCGTGGCCATGATTGAGGTACAGCCCGGTCAAAAGGTACGGCCAGCGCACTCTCATCCTCACGGCGAAGAGGTGATCTATCTTGTCAGCGGTAGCGGACGCGTATGGATTGACGGAGAGATCGGTGAGGTGCGCACAGGCAGCATGGTTCTTTTCCCTCAGGGAAAGCCGCATATGTTGCAGAACACGAGCGATGAAGTAATGAAAGTTGTCTGCTTCTTTGCGCCGGCGACAAGCCTGGATAACTACCAGATGTTTGAAGGTCTTGGTTTTCAGGACTAA
- a CDS encoding CoA-acylating methylmalonate-semialdehyde dehydrogenase: MSNTATLPDLTAETASLRVIPHWIGGAAVPGTSGRFSDIYNPATGQVQARLALANAKELERAVAAAKAAFPEWAAFPPLRRARILFRFRELLEKNTDRIAAAITSEHGKVLSDAKGEVTRGLEVVEFATGIPQLLKGEFTEQVGTGIDSWNMRQPLGVVAGITPFNFPAMVPMWMFPVALACGNTFILKPSERDPSAALILAELLKEAGLPDGVFNVLHGDKETVDGLLDHPDVQAISFVGSTPIAEYVYTRGTAKGKRVQALGGAKNHMIVMPDADLDQAADALVGAAYGSAGERCMAISIAVTVGNNTADELREKLLERIAMLKIEPGTEATSDIGPLVTKQHLERVKGYLNTGVQEGSELVVDGRNSALPKGDGFFLGACLFDHVKPEMSIYKDEIFGPVLGIVRANNFQTALDLINQHEFGNGTSIFTRDGDTARAFTHAVQVGMVGVNIPIPVPMAFHSFGGWKRSLFGDHAMHGPEGVRFYTRVKTVTARWPTGIRVGVDTTMPTLG, from the coding sequence GTGTCCAATACCGCCACTCTTCCTGATTTGACTGCAGAAACTGCTTCGCTACGTGTGATCCCCCACTGGATCGGCGGCGCCGCTGTGCCCGGTACATCGGGCCGTTTCAGCGATATCTACAATCCAGCAACAGGCCAGGTACAAGCGCGGCTCGCTTTGGCAAATGCCAAGGAACTTGAACGTGCCGTAGCGGCTGCCAAAGCGGCGTTTCCAGAGTGGGCGGCATTTCCTCCGCTGCGCCGTGCACGCATCCTGTTTCGTTTTCGCGAGTTGCTGGAAAAGAATACCGATCGCATTGCTGCAGCCATCACATCGGAGCACGGCAAGGTCCTCTCCGATGCGAAGGGCGAAGTAACACGTGGGCTGGAAGTTGTTGAATTTGCCACCGGCATCCCTCAACTACTGAAAGGTGAATTTACAGAGCAGGTAGGCACAGGAATCGATAGCTGGAACATGCGGCAACCGCTGGGTGTTGTGGCAGGCATCACACCATTCAACTTCCCAGCCATGGTGCCAATGTGGATGTTCCCCGTGGCCTTGGCCTGCGGCAACACATTCATCCTAAAGCCAAGCGAACGCGATCCTAGTGCCGCGCTCATCCTCGCCGAACTCCTGAAAGAAGCAGGCCTTCCAGACGGTGTATTCAACGTACTTCACGGCGACAAAGAAACCGTGGATGGGCTGTTGGATCACCCGGATGTGCAGGCGATCAGCTTCGTAGGATCAACTCCCATCGCAGAGTATGTCTACACACGCGGCACAGCAAAAGGAAAGCGCGTGCAGGCACTCGGCGGCGCAAAGAATCACATGATCGTGATGCCCGATGCCGACCTGGATCAAGCAGCCGACGCGCTCGTTGGAGCTGCCTACGGTTCCGCCGGTGAACGTTGCATGGCAATCTCAATCGCTGTGACTGTAGGCAACAACACAGCGGACGAACTGCGTGAAAAGTTGTTGGAGCGTATTGCCATGCTGAAGATAGAACCCGGAACGGAAGCCACTTCCGATATTGGACCGCTCGTAACAAAGCAGCATCTTGAGCGCGTAAAGGGATACCTCAACACAGGCGTGCAGGAAGGCTCAGAGTTGGTTGTAGATGGCCGCAACTCCGCACTGCCAAAGGGTGATGGCTTCTTCTTAGGCGCTTGCCTGTTCGATCATGTGAAGCCGGAGATGAGCATCTATAAGGACGAGATTTTCGGACCGGTGCTAGGCATTGTGCGTGCGAATAACTTCCAGACCGCGCTGGACCTAATCAATCAACACGAGTTCGGCAATGGCACGTCCATCTTCACACGGGACGGAGATACTGCTCGCGCCTTCACACATGCGGTTCAGGTGGGCATGGTGGGCGTAAACATTCCCATTCCTGTGCCAATGGCGTTCCATAGCTTCGGCGGCTGGAAGCGCTCACTGTTTGGCGATCATGCCATGCACGGCCCAGAAGGCGTCCGCTTCTATACGCGCGTTAAAACAGTCACTGCTCGCTGGCCCACAGGCATCCGCGTAGGTGTAGATACCACGATGCCAACACTCGGCTAA
- a CDS encoding SMP-30/gluconolactonase/LRE family protein yields the protein MSNPILDFGIDTNSLQYIGEGLQRPECILAERNGTLWSADSRGGVVRMRHDGTQEIVTQRISDYFADAGDEATRYLTGTLPNGLAFAPNGDILISNFGTDRLEVMTRSGESHVLADSIEGEAIGKVNFVLRDSKGRIWITVSTRIKNWMHALRTDLYDGYIARYIDGKFRIMADGFQFTNEIRMDANEEWMYAVETTGGHIRRMRVHEDGTLGTPEVFGPSSLGKGAWPDGIAFDSIGNLWGTCVYSDKLWALTPQGDLRVFLDEGDPAKVDALEQQFLAGAVTQDVLFATGRGIAPWMASVTFGGADLQTLYIGSLRGQSIPYFCAPAPGLPMVHWNESH from the coding sequence ATGTCTAATCCCATTCTTGATTTCGGTATCGACACGAATTCCCTGCAGTACATTGGCGAAGGCTTACAGCGCCCAGAGTGCATCCTCGCAGAACGCAATGGAACACTGTGGTCTGCAGATTCTCGCGGCGGTGTGGTGCGTATGCGGCATGATGGCACGCAGGAGATCGTGACGCAGCGCATCTCCGACTACTTCGCAGATGCTGGCGACGAAGCCACACGTTACCTGACCGGCACTCTGCCCAACGGTCTGGCATTCGCTCCAAATGGAGATATTCTCATCTCCAACTTTGGCACGGATCGCCTTGAAGTGATGACACGCTCCGGCGAATCACATGTGCTGGCGGACAGCATTGAAGGTGAAGCGATTGGCAAGGTCAATTTCGTTCTCCGCGATTCGAAGGGACGTATCTGGATCACCGTCTCCACACGCATCAAGAACTGGATGCACGCACTGCGCACTGACCTGTATGACGGATACATTGCGCGTTACATCGACGGAAAATTCCGGATCATGGCAGATGGATTTCAGTTCACCAATGAGATCCGTATGGATGCCAATGAAGAGTGGATGTACGCCGTAGAAACAACCGGCGGCCACATCCGCCGTATGCGAGTTCATGAAGACGGCACTCTGGGTACTCCTGAAGTCTTTGGCCCATCAAGCCTGGGCAAGGGGGCATGGCCAGATGGAATCGCATTCGATAGCATTGGCAATCTTTGGGGAACATGCGTCTATTCCGATAAGTTGTGGGCGCTCACTCCTCAGGGCGATCTGCGTGTGTTCCTGGATGAGGGCGACCCAGCGAAAGTCGACGCGTTGGAACAACAATTTCTTGCGGGTGCAGTCACGCAGGATGTGCTCTTCGCAACCGGTCGCGGTATTGCCCCTTGGATGGCAAGTGTGACCTTCGGAGGAGCAGACCTACAGACCCTTTACATCGGTTCGTTACGTGGCCAAAGCATTCCCTATTTCTGCGCGCCTGCACCGGGCTTGCCGATGGTCCACTGGAACGAATCCCACTAA
- a CDS encoding IclR family transcriptional regulator, with product MAPKKSPLVPFIQSLDRGLTIIQMVALSKQPVTLSELAEALEVDRSSAFRLAHTLRRRGFLSCPPGRKDYILGPSMWTLSHQYDWSNMLVRVAHKELKALANDLNETAHLAVREGKSALFIDSAHANHVIAVAGQTGELVPLYCTAHGKALLADADERELKSQFGQGALTRHTKNTITSLKSLLEECHEIKTRGYATDEGEYAAGMRCIAAPIRLEDGSIVGSIGISAPDSRFLKEQYPSYSKKVLRVAAGIAALLNTSEQSE from the coding sequence ATGGCTCCGAAGAAATCACCGCTCGTCCCTTTCATCCAAAGCCTTGACCGCGGCCTAACCATCATCCAGATGGTGGCGCTTTCCAAGCAGCCGGTAACACTGTCGGAACTGGCGGAAGCACTGGAAGTCGACCGTAGCAGCGCCTTCCGACTGGCCCACACCCTTCGTCGCCGTGGCTTTCTCTCCTGCCCCCCGGGTCGCAAGGACTACATTCTCGGGCCGTCCATGTGGACGCTGTCACACCAATACGATTGGAGCAACATGCTGGTCCGCGTAGCGCATAAAGAACTGAAGGCGCTGGCAAACGATCTGAACGAAACAGCGCACTTGGCCGTCCGAGAAGGCAAGAGCGCACTCTTTATCGATTCGGCCCATGCAAACCACGTCATCGCAGTTGCAGGCCAAACTGGCGAACTGGTGCCACTGTATTGCACCGCGCACGGAAAAGCTCTTTTGGCAGATGCCGACGAGCGCGAGCTAAAGTCGCAGTTCGGTCAGGGAGCACTCACGCGGCACACGAAAAACACCATTACGAGCCTTAAGTCACTGCTGGAAGAGTGCCACGAAATCAAGACTCGCGGCTACGCGACGGACGAAGGTGAATACGCCGCTGGCATGCGCTGCATCGCTGCCCCCATCCGTCTCGAAGATGGTTCGATCGTCGGCTCCATTGGAATCTCGGCGCCAGACTCGCGCTTCCTGAAAGAGCAATATCCCAGCTACAGCAAGAAGGTTCTGCGTGTAGCCGCGGGCATTGCGGCCCTTCTAAACACTTCCGAGCAGTCCGAGTAG
- a CDS encoding SDR family NAD(P)-dependent oxidoreductase: MDYSSFNLQDKVAIVTGASQGIGRAIALGLAQAGANLVLSKHPGPRLEEIQKLKQEIEALGRRVLIVPADVGVVSDVQKLVDSAVTEFGRVDILVNNAGWTGTGPALDVSEEEFDKTITASLKSVFFASQAAAKVMLPQGSGRIIQIGSNFGVIAFKNRALYAAVKAAVHHLAKSLSLEWAQQGVLVNVVAPCITETESRKNILEKPGYKEWATQEMIPRGRWNQPEDLVGAVLFLASPFADMVVGQTLMVDGGWTIH; this comes from the coding sequence ATGGATTACTCGAGCTTCAACTTACAAGACAAGGTTGCCATCGTAACCGGCGCATCGCAAGGCATCGGGCGTGCCATCGCCCTGGGGCTGGCTCAGGCAGGAGCGAATCTGGTTCTTTCCAAGCACCCCGGACCTCGGCTGGAAGAAATACAGAAGCTCAAGCAAGAGATTGAAGCACTTGGTCGGCGTGTTTTGATTGTTCCGGCAGATGTTGGGGTAGTAAGTGACGTTCAGAAGTTAGTGGATAGTGCCGTCACCGAGTTTGGACGCGTTGATATCCTTGTCAATAATGCGGGCTGGACGGGGACCGGACCTGCTCTGGATGTCAGCGAAGAAGAGTTTGATAAGACCATTACGGCTTCGCTCAAAAGTGTCTTTTTCGCTTCGCAGGCAGCGGCTAAAGTGATGTTGCCTCAGGGAAGTGGTCGCATTATTCAGATTGGATCTAACTTTGGTGTTATCGCGTTTAAGAACCGCGCGCTCTACGCTGCAGTGAAGGCCGCCGTGCATCATTTAGCGAAATCGCTTTCGTTGGAGTGGGCACAACAAGGTGTTCTGGTAAACGTTGTTGCGCCATGCATCACCGAAACGGAATCACGTAAGAACATTCTCGAAAAGCCTGGCTATAAAGAGTGGGCGACACAGGAGATGATTCCGCGGGGCCGTTGGAACCAGCCTGAAGATCTGGTGGGCGCGGTGTTATTCCTGGCGAGTCCTTTCGCCGATATGGTGGTAGGACAAACGCTGATGGTTGATGGCGGCTGGACGATCCACTAA
- a CDS encoding SDR family NAD(P)-dependent oxidoreductase: MKLVGKIALVTGAGQGIGKGIAEVLADEGADIVINDIYADERCEVLADAIQKKGRRALVVAGDVSKRADVDRIFDAASDFGPIDVLVNNAGIETIIPFLELTDKQWEEVTEVNLKSQWMCAQTFCKRAIAEDREGSIVNIGSIQAARVLPGRTHYAPSKLAIEALTRNISAEMGYYGIRVNCVHPGLIDTPMIRWVLESPEILPGVVGQISLGRPGQPLEVGKAVAFLASDDASYITGQSIYVDGGWVGK, encoded by the coding sequence ATGAAGTTGGTGGGTAAGATCGCGCTTGTGACAGGCGCAGGACAAGGTATTGGTAAGGGGATTGCTGAAGTTCTTGCCGACGAAGGCGCAGACATTGTCATTAATGACATCTATGCCGATGAGCGCTGCGAGGTGCTAGCCGATGCCATTCAAAAGAAGGGAAGGCGCGCGCTCGTCGTTGCTGGCGATGTAAGTAAGCGAGCAGATGTGGATCGCATCTTCGATGCTGCGTCAGACTTCGGTCCTATTGATGTGCTGGTCAATAACGCGGGGATCGAGACCATCATCCCGTTTCTGGAACTTACGGACAAGCAGTGGGAGGAAGTCACTGAGGTCAACCTTAAGAGCCAGTGGATGTGCGCGCAGACTTTCTGTAAGCGCGCAATCGCAGAGGATCGCGAGGGCTCAATAGTGAATATCGGATCGATTCAGGCGGCTCGTGTGTTGCCAGGCCGTACACACTATGCTCCAAGCAAACTGGCGATTGAAGCGCTTACACGCAACATCTCTGCTGAGATGGGGTACTACGGCATCCGTGTGAACTGCGTTCATCCCGGTCTGATTGATACCCCAATGATTCGTTGGGTACTGGAAAGTCCGGAGATCCTACCTGGGGTCGTAGGACAGATTTCGTTGGGACGTCCGGGGCAGCCGCTAGAGGTTGGAAAGGCCGTTGCATTCCTTGCATCGGATGATGCTTCGTACATTACGGGCCAATCCATCTATGTCGATGGCGGATGGGTCGGTAAGTAA
- a CDS encoding sialidase family protein, with amino-acid sequence MGTAGAQWVPSHATDPGVHPVGEFIYAPATVTPQCHASTVVALKDGDLLAAWFGGKAERAPDVAIYTARKHKGVWSAPVEVAREKNGDQGIPTWNPVLFHTSDGKLWLYYKYGPSPDTWAGKRMVSTDEGKTWSPKENLPDGVLGPIRARPLVLPNGVIVSGSSNEGKDGWRVFIERSADGGKSWKRIGPLTISREDDAAAKPWPDPPSDSQEVREKDKAARPYSGIIQPSVISLGGKHLRFYARSKTLASRIVVSDSTDEGLSWSTPHYLDLPNNNSGLDVVALKDGREVMIFNDTTRGRSPLNLAVSTDGEHFRIFATLEQGEGEYSYPAIIQGNDKALEMTYTWHRTTIKHVRLELAQVPAK; translated from the coding sequence GTGGGAACTGCCGGTGCGCAGTGGGTTCCATCACACGCGACCGATCCTGGAGTGCATCCGGTAGGTGAGTTTATTTACGCGCCCGCAACGGTAACCCCACAGTGTCATGCATCAACGGTTGTCGCGTTGAAGGATGGCGACCTGCTGGCTGCCTGGTTTGGCGGCAAGGCAGAGCGTGCGCCGGATGTTGCCATCTATACCGCGCGTAAACACAAGGGTGTGTGGTCCGCACCGGTTGAAGTGGCTCGTGAGAAGAATGGCGATCAGGGAATCCCCACGTGGAATCCGGTCCTGTTTCATACGAGCGATGGCAAGCTGTGGCTCTACTACAAATATGGTCCCAGCCCCGACACGTGGGCGGGCAAGCGTATGGTGAGCACGGACGAGGGCAAGACATGGTCTCCGAAGGAGAATCTTCCCGATGGCGTACTTGGGCCGATCCGGGCAAGGCCGTTGGTGTTGCCGAACGGTGTAATCGTCAGCGGTTCTTCAAATGAAGGTAAGGATGGATGGCGCGTATTCATTGAGCGCAGCGCCGACGGTGGCAAGTCATGGAAGCGCATCGGCCCTCTGACCATCAGCCGGGAAGACGATGCAGCCGCGAAACCATGGCCTGATCCTCCATCGGACTCGCAGGAAGTTCGCGAGAAGGACAAGGCGGCTCGCCCTTACTCGGGCATTATTCAGCCATCTGTGATTTCGCTGGGTGGCAAGCATCTGCGGTTCTATGCGCGTTCAAAGACGCTTGCGTCGCGCATCGTCGTTTCCGATTCGACGGATGAAGGTCTTAGCTGGTCCACGCCGCATTATCTTGATCTTCCGAACAACAACTCGGGTCTGGATGTCGTTGCTTTGAAGGACGGTCGCGAGGTAATGATCTTCAACGACACCACGCGTGGACGCTCTCCGCTGAATCTTGCTGTGAGTACGGATGGAGAGCATTTCCGGATCTTCGCCACGTTGGAACAGGGCGAAGGCGAGTACTCCTACCCTGCGATTATTCAAGGAAACGACAAAGCGCTGGAAATGACATACACATGGCATCGCACAACGATCAAGCATGTACGCCTGGAACTTGCGCAGGTTCCCGCTAAATAA
- a CDS encoding right-handed parallel beta-helix repeat-containing protein: protein MHLRHPVRFVLRWQWFAWCLILVCAGICSAQDVVYVSPTGKDEWSGKLADTNTAGNDGPLQTLEAARNHVRALRQQKYAGTIHVILRGGTYSLERTFELRPEDSGLSSGPTIYEAYPHEEPVVSGGVRVTDWTETAKNVWQTSPGFATTQLFWDGLRLPRTQTPKNGYLRMVGKTNADTQFQLQYDNDDIPSEWAGTGAEVVLYIAWFEARYPILAVDTVHRIATLAGSAKGSAFESQARYIVENIPGTPEVADTWQQDKKSNVIQLHERPFESLRNAEVIAPRLTYLMDVKGTNGTPGRVHDLRFSGITFAYSRWRMTESGLKSNQAADIAEAAINFRGTDDITVDHCTFHGIGGYALAFLGGNQHAIIDHNHFFDLGAGGIRIGEGVVPKGPEQVSSHHVITNNEIDHDGLVYPSAVGIWVLISGDNVIAHNHLHDLTYSAISVGWSWGYSPVPVANNRIDHNLIHDIGTVLSDLGGIYMLGVQPGTRIDHNLIHHVGCFTYGGWGIYLDEGSTGITVEDNIVYETQSAGFHIHYGRDNVVRNNILAFNRDYAARRTRSEGFHALTFERNIVVLSTGSVLDGVWSDGNVTLDKNLYWNARHAPMQFAANTWEQWQAKGNDSQSVIADPLFRNAAGYDFSLLPGSPALKLGFQAIDLTDVGPLQ from the coding sequence ATGCACCTTCGTCATCCGGTACGTTTCGTCCTGCGGTGGCAGTGGTTCGCATGGTGCTTGATCCTCGTTTGTGCAGGTATTTGTAGCGCACAGGACGTGGTGTATGTCTCGCCTACAGGTAAGGACGAATGGAGCGGGAAGCTTGCCGATACGAACACAGCCGGCAATGACGGTCCATTGCAAACATTGGAAGCAGCGCGTAACCATGTGCGTGCTTTGCGCCAGCAAAAATATGCAGGCACCATCCACGTCATCCTGCGCGGCGGCACTTACTCGTTGGAGCGCACCTTCGAACTCCGGCCCGAAGATTCCGGTCTCTCTTCCGGACCAACCATCTACGAGGCATATCCGCACGAAGAACCTGTGGTGAGTGGCGGTGTTCGTGTAACCGATTGGACGGAGACAGCCAAGAATGTATGGCAGACCTCTCCAGGCTTCGCGACTACGCAACTCTTTTGGGATGGCCTGCGACTACCGCGCACACAGACACCAAAGAATGGTTATCTGCGCATGGTTGGGAAGACCAATGCGGATACTCAGTTTCAGTTGCAATATGACAATGACGATATCCCTTCCGAGTGGGCAGGGACCGGCGCAGAGGTCGTCTTGTACATTGCGTGGTTTGAGGCGCGTTATCCCATCCTTGCAGTGGATACGGTTCACCGCATCGCAACTCTTGCTGGATCTGCAAAGGGATCGGCGTTTGAATCGCAGGCGCGGTACATCGTGGAAAACATTCCTGGTACGCCTGAGGTTGCTGATACGTGGCAGCAGGATAAAAAGTCGAATGTCATCCAGTTGCATGAGAGACCATTTGAGTCACTGCGCAATGCTGAAGTGATCGCTCCTCGATTGACTTATCTGATGGATGTGAAGGGCACGAACGGAACACCTGGCCGCGTCCATGACCTGCGTTTTTCCGGCATTACGTTTGCATACTCTCGCTGGCGGATGACTGAAAGCGGTCTGAAGAGCAATCAGGCCGCTGACATCGCAGAAGCTGCCATAAACTTTCGCGGAACGGACGACATAACCGTCGATCATTGCACTTTCCACGGTATCGGCGGCTACGCGCTCGCGTTTCTTGGTGGGAACCAGCACGCCATCATTGATCACAATCATTTTTTCGATCTGGGTGCTGGTGGCATTCGCATTGGAGAGGGTGTCGTTCCCAAGGGGCCGGAGCAAGTCTCTTCTCATCACGTCATCACCAACAACGAAATCGATCATGATGGTCTGGTTTATCCATCGGCTGTTGGCATATGGGTTCTGATAAGTGGCGACAATGTCATCGCGCACAACCATCTGCACGATCTGACTTACTCAGCTATTTCGGTCGGCTGGAGTTGGGGTTATAGCCCCGTACCTGTAGCGAATAATCGCATCGACCATAATCTGATCCATGACATCGGTACAGTGCTCAGCGACCTGGGCGGGATTTATATGTTGGGTGTGCAGCCTGGCACGCGTATCGATCACAACCTGATTCATCATGTTGGCTGCTTCACCTATGGCGGTTGGGGTATCTACCTGGATGAAGGTTCTACAGGCATCACTGTTGAAGACAACATCGTGTATGAAACACAGAGCGCGGGTTTCCACATTCATTATGGTCGCGACAATGTTGTTCGAAATAACATCCTGGCATTCAACCGTGACTATGCCGCGCGACGCACACGTTCTGAAGGTTTTCATGCGCTGACCTTCGAGCGAAATATCGTCGTTCTCTCAACGGGGTCAGTTCTGGATGGCGTGTGGTCCGATGGCAACGTAACGTTGGACAAGAATCTGTATTGGAACGCGCGCCATGCGCCCATGCAGTTTGCGGCAAATACATGGGAACAGTGGCAGGCGAAAGGGAATGATTCCCAATCCGTCATCGCGGATCCGCTTTTCCGTAATGCAGCTGGTTATGATTTCAGTCTTCTACCCGGATCACCGGCTCTCAAGTTAGGTTTCCAGGCGATTGATCTGACAGATGTTGGGCCCCTGCAATAG